The DNA window TGATTTAATAACAGCTTCCTCCCATGATGCCTGTTCTCTTGTACAGTGTGGCATGTTGGTGGTAAGGCTTCTTAAACACAGTGCTTGGCGTATACTAAGATGTAATGGTTCTCCTCGCTTAAAGCGCAGTCAgtataaggagacttataggccatgcaatgctcccctgggaatttaaatatgcaattGGTCTCTTCAGAAAGAAGTCAATATCAACCTTTTCATGAGTCTTGCCACATGACTTTGGATataaagccaaaccagaaacttcaTTTGCAGACATATGTTTCAAGGTGTTTGCCCCTCATTAGAGCAAAGCAGGACATCTAATTTGGCAGAATGAGAGGCCTCTGATAGGTggtctaaagggggttttacacgcagcgatatcgctggtgaaagcacccgctcccgtcggttgtgcatcacgggcaaatcgctgcccatggcacataaaatcgttcggagccatcagacggacttacctgcctagcaacgtcgctgttgccggcaaaccgcctcctttctaaggttgcgggtcgtgcagcatcacagcggcatcactaagcggccgcccaatagaagcggaggggcggagatgagcggccggaacatgctgcccacctccttccttcctcattgccgggagCCGAAGGTAAGCTGCagctcgtcgttcctgaggtgtcacacgtagcgatgtgtgctgcctcgggaacgacgcacaacatgcgtcctcaacaatcaacaattttttgaactacgtgtcaacgatcaacgataaggtgagtatttttgatcgttaatggccgctcggtgtcacacgcaacgacgtcgctaacgatgccggatatgcgccacggaatctgtgaccccggcgatatatcgttagatatgtcgttgcgtgtaacggggcttttagAAGCAATGTTTCTCGTGGTAGGGCAGGCCAAGTAGACTTTTAAGCCATGCAGTGCTTCTCAGGGAATTAAAaaatgcaaatagcctcttcagaaagGAAAAGGACATGGCCTTTAGAGCCACTTATGGGACAAGAAATCTTAAAATGACCCCTTAAAGATCCTTTCAAAGGCCTCTCCCCCAGCGGAATcacatctcctgctttgcactaatGATGGGCAAACACCCAGAAACACGTCTGCAGATAGAGTTTCATATCCAAAGTCATACTGAAGGGTTGATCTTGATTTTTTTAGGGTTTTCACTTCCAATAGGAGGCACTAAAGCTCCAGTCCTCGTCATTTCTGAAGAGACTATTTGCATATATAGCTGTAGGCACTTTTTGTACCAGCTTATGTTGCTCTGAGAGACAAAAGGCCCCTTTACTTTTTCCAGTTGGTGTCAGGTAAGACGTGTGTTTCAATTTACTCCACATTTTcaaaatctctgcttgctgtcagcaaAGAAATAGGAATCCTCTCTTGATCACATCCAagtaaaaaaaagagcctgtcgtCACTCACTGTTTCTGTTATTATACAGGTCGTCATACAGCTCGTCCTCCACATCCTTCAGCTTCAGATCTTCTCTACATTTTCCACTATTAAATATTAGTGGCATCATTCTGCTGATCAGATCACCACCAGCATTGCTAAGGGAAGAAAACACAGATCATTCACTGGAAAAGTCTCCAATCTGAATTACATAGAAGAGCCCCTTATAATGGAGGCACTCTGTTCCAGAATAATACCAATCGTTAGTAACACCATATGGCAAAGCAAGACATGCTTATGGGTGCATATTTGGCACAATGACTTTGAGATAGtgagaactggggctcctaaggtgTCCCCATGCTATCCCTCTACTCAGGGAtattcctaatggtggagaggcctgagtctccttcctggctctgctcctgaccagtcctgatcggaTACCtctgtggaggtcgcctgagctatagcttgtttgttcaagcgtaataagaatatctgtgtatataaataatcaaaatgtagatgtagttgcataacaatctgtctgtctatgtagccatcgcatagacccataatataattctaagctgtattaaGTCATAAagaagttaaccaaagataatgaagccagaatgtgaagctgtaaaagtgttatcagtaatgttcacacagaaagaatgtacagaaacaaactgcgctgtgagaaattaaggagtaaaagtactccctgtctagcttcaaggttagagatgcaaactgtataattggatctatctaatacacgggtcagttggtgatgctggctcaaggagaacatgtcttatgtattcattgtctgatacagtgatatatcggcactggtatacagctaatacggcactgtCTCTGAATATCCCAaaggaagactccattagcagtcttcacccaaattcctccctttacACCTTCTCCCCTAGGGAGGGACAAGACAGGAGCATGATgaacacagacaagggaaaaccaaaactctgtgacATAGCATGCACatgcaaaggtaaagacaataagagattcaggaggaaaagaagagcaggaaggaagctacaaaacaacagggataaactccacaaccgcaccaagtaataagcacaactttcactagtaagtctgggacaccacacctcacagaccaacaaagaataaactatagttggcatgggtagaagaattccaccagcataaataggagggaagcagatgtgataggtctcccacaacatgtgattaaaggagcaagcagaccagcagagactctcttgctagcctgcctatgaatcagcacacagcaggtcaacgcccaAGTCTGCCTGTTTGATCCCAGATAGCAGAGAACCtattgggtggagtgtcagaatctgcaatctgaatagaGACCAATGTTACCATGACAGTCGTCGAAGTTTGTGcaaaaaatctctgtgtgacaacattacagtacagaaaaaaaatgtaatctgCGGTAAAATAGCAACGTGGATTTGCCATTGCAAACATTAGCAGAGTTTTTCCCacacagattttggtgcagaacatACAACAAAATCCATACggaagaaaaaaatgtattttagcGTTTTCCTCAAAATCACAAATTATCCCCCTCATCTTGAATagagaagggagaaaaaaaatgCTGCTGCTGAACAGCGGCCCATGAAGAGCCTACACCATCATGATACAGACTCCGGGCAAGGGCGTAATTTGTAAAAAATGTAGACTAGGCCTTGTTGTtcgtagtaaccaatcacagcacagctttcagtcTTTCAAAGCAGGTTAGTAAATTAAAGCTGTGCTCGGATTGGTTGCTACAGGCAACGGGGCCTACATCATCCTAGTACAGACTCCATGTAAAGACATTAtttgttaaaaaataaagaaaaggctTAATTTTCCATAGCAACTAATGCTGCTCCTGGACAGAGGCCCAAGAAGTGCCTACACCGTTATGATACAGACTCCGCGCAAGGGTGTTATTTGTAAAAAATTTAGACTAGGCCTTGTTGCTCATGgtgaccaatcacagcacagctttcagctTTTCAGAGCAGCTTACTAAATGAAAGCTGTGCTcacattggttgctatggacaacaggGCCTACGTTGTCCTAGTAAACGCCTAATttttcatagcaaccaatcaaagaaCAGCTATCATTTATTTAAAGCAGTTTTGCAAGTGAAAGCTGTGCTCGGATTGGCCGCTATGGGCAATAGGGCCTACATAGTTCTAGTACAGATTCCATGTAAGAAAAGGCCTCAttttccatagcaaccaatcatagaacAAATTTCATTTTTTTCAGAGCAGCTTATTAAGTGAAAGCTGCTCTCTAATTGGTTGCTATTGGAaatagggatatatatatatatatatatgtgtgtatatatatatatatatgtgtatatatatatatatatatatatatatatatatatatatatatatatatatatatatatatatatattagaaactGGTATGGGACAATTAACCTGTTTCTATGGCAACTAGTGATTGATTTGTCGGGGGGGTTACCTGATAAAAATGAAGATCGCTTTGCGATAGGACACTCCATTGATATTATTAGAATGGTCCAGGAAAGGCTTGATGGCGTCGATAATACCCGGATGGAGTTTTTCCATTTCATCAAATATAAATATGGAGCGAGCGCATTCACTGCTGTTTCCTCGAATCCACGACTGTAGCTGGTCCTGAGGAGGGAAGACATATTCTGCTGCATCAGCACCATACTACAGACCATCAGGACAATTGTCTATTATAATGCACCTAAAATTACCAATAACCAATGTTACCTAAAATTTCACATAGATGGAGATTTCTAACCACCCTCTGTCCGCCCTTCAGACATGACAAACTGTACACAGAGTACAGCCTGGATTCCGTTTACTGATCCATAGAACAATTGacatggatataaaaaaaaaaaaaaaaaaaaaaaaaatcaaggttgCTACAAGAAATGGCATCTGTACAATCTGCACAATAGTGGGGTGGCATACGCTATATGCCATCACTTTACAAAaccggaataaccctttaaatatatTTAAGCCCTGAAATAGAGAACTATAGTCCTCAGAAGGTGAAAGATCTGTGCCTTtgtcataaattaaaaaaaaaatcgcagtgcAAACCGTCTCAGTTTAGATGCTAAGAAGCCTTTTGATCACCATGACAGGTCCTTATGTTCCAATCTTTAAGACTTTCGAGATTCTTGGGGCCCTGCCTAAAGGTTTTGCGAGGTCTTCACTCCATCCCAAAAATCATCAGCGAGGCTTCCACATGCTAACACCTTTCTTTTCCTCATCCAAAACGGCATAAGCCAAGGATGTCTCTAAAAAACTCTTAGTATCTAACCCTTGGCATCCCAAATTAGAGCAAAATAGGGCATCTTTGTACATGACAAATTGTTAAAAATGTCTTTATTTGCCAATGATGTCCCCCTGACATTGCGCAACCTTTTACCTCCCTTCCTATCCTCCACTTGGTGCTGGAGAGATGAAACTATATATGCCGCACCTTCCTGaattacagagccggcagtgacattattcctctgtgcagagcatcttgcacacaggtgatgctctgccgcaccttcctgaattacagagccggcagtgacattattcctctgtgcagagcatcttgcacacaggtgatgctctgccgcaccttcctgaattacagagccggcagtgacattattccactgtgcagagcatcttgcacacaggtgatgctctgccacaccttcctgaattacagagccggcagtgacattattccactgtgcagagcatcttgcacacaggtgatgctctgccgcaccttcctgaattacagagccggcagtgacattattccactgtgcagagcatcttgcacacaggtgatggtctgccgcaccttcctgaattacagagccggcagtgacattattcctctgtgcagagcatcttgcacacaggtgatgctctgccgcaccttcctgaattacagagccggcagtgacattattcctctgtgcagagcatcttgcacacaggtgatgctctgccgcaccttcctgaattacagagccggcagtgacattattcctctgtgcagagcatcttgcacacaggtgatgctctgccacaccttcctgaattacagagccggcagtgacattattccactgtgcagagcatcttgcacacaggtgatgctctgccgcaccttcctgaattacagagccggcagtgacattattccactgtgcagagcatcttgcacacaggtgatgctctgccgcaccttcctgaattacagagccggcagtgacattattccactgtgcagagcatcttgcacacaggtgatgctctgccgcaccttcctgaattacagagccggcagtgacattattccactgtgcagagcatcttgcacacaggtgatggtctgccgcaccttcctgaattacagagccggcagtgacattattcctctgtgcagagcatcttgcacacaggtgatgctctgccgcaccttcctgaattacagagccggcagtgacattattcctctgtgcagagcatcttgcacacaggtgatgctctgccgcaccttcctgaattacagagccggcagtgacattattcctctgtgcagagcatcttgcacacaggtgatgctctgccacaccttcctgaattacagagccggcagtgacattattccactgtgcagagcatcttgcacacaggtgatgctctgccgcaccttcctgaattacagagccggcagtgacattattccactgtgcagagcatcttgcacacaggtgatgctctgccacaccttcctgaattacagagccggcagtgacattattccactgtgcagagcatcttgcacacaggtgatgctctgccgcaccttcctgaattacagagccggcagtgacattattcctctctgcagagcatcttgcacacaggtgatgctctgccgcaccttcctgaattacagagccggcagtgacattattcctctgtgcagagcatcttgcacacaggtgatgctctgccgcaccttcctgaattacagagccggcagtgacattattcctctgtgaagagcatcttgcacacaggtgatgctctgccacaccttcctgaattacagagccggcaatgacattattcctctgtgcagagcatcttgcacacaggtgatgctctgccgcaccatcctgaattacagagccggcagtgacattattcctctgtgcagaacatcttgcacacaggtgatgctctgccgcaccttcctgaattacagagccggcagtgacattattcctctgtgcagagcatcttgcacacaggtgatgctctgccgcaccttcctgaattacagagccggcagtgacattattcctctgtgcagaacatcttgcacacaggtgatgctctgccgcaccttcctgaattacagagccggcagtgacattattcagagcatcttgcacacaggagaTGCTCTGCCGCACTTTTCTGAACTACACACCAGACAGTGACATGTTTCTTTTgtacagagcattttgcatttggagatgctctgctgtgtttctctgagcacTAGCTGGCAGGATTCCAtgaaggttctgggaggtgctgactactcaagtgttccaccttcctggtaattgctctcttTCATACAATACTGAGCATGCTGTGCCAGAActtcgccagtcgtactctctggttctgcagttgtgctcttggcttgtgttctgGTCTAAGCTTCTTGACCCCTCTCTGCTCgttccctgttcttgtcattacctcctggcttctgacctcgcaccgttacctgaccacgtctcggtctgctccctgaatctaatacgtactctcctgaaattctgaccctcagcctgtgacttgactgtgctTCTGTTTACTCCCCAAGTCCTTTCGTGTCCCCCTGTTttctgatcccggcttgtctgactacccttctgtctatactatccataagtagtgactagcatcacattagGTAATAACTGGTTGATCTGTGGTGGGCCAACCACTGGGATTGGTAGAGAGGGGTACTTATACTCTGATTCTAAAATGGAGTGGTAGGTCGGATGCACAAACACCATTACATTTATTGTCTATGGGGCTGCCAGAAAACAGCCAAGTGCAGCGAtctgcagcggtggtggagcatgcGCAGTGTGAAGGATATGGGCTAGAGCATGCGCACACAACCTTCTATATCAGAAGGCCATAATGTAATTCTACATCACTCCCAAGGGCCGCAAACATTTTTGTAGGGGTATTACAATCCCAGACAAAAACTATTAACGATAGTATAGTTTTAAGTCAGTAAAATTAATGACCCCTATAAATGCCCCTATGTGAATGGAGGGTCTTCATACCTTGTACGTGGTGATCAGGTTATCATGCGGGAAGTGCAGGGTAGACACAAAAAGATGGACAAATTTGCTTTTCTCTCCTAAATCAAAAACATTCTCTGTGATAATTTTACTAACAAGGTTCTTGCCGGTGCCGGTGCGGCCGTACAGGATTAACGCCAGGGGCTTCCGGGGGTTCTCATTGCTCAGAAATTTGGTCAGTGACTTGTAGATCATTTCATGCGCCAAATGCTGCCCGAAAAGTTTCTCCGTCAAGTCATCCTCTAAAGCTGAAAGAGGAAAAAATAAATCCTAAATGTATTCTGTGTTACAGCATGTACCatgttctaggacagcattgacaaTTCAGacggcttcagagctgaaatctcctaGCACTGCTTGTTATTtttcaggtatttttttttttgggggggtgggggtggggggggaatgTAGCCTTTGTATCAGACACATCAGGCATACGTCACCCTCAGAGTGCACTGCACTTTTGTATTCAGGACAATAAGGCTGCATTTTTTGAtgcaccctagataggttacgcacctatgtgccgaactggatacctgaccttaggtatccctagcaGTGCTGGACCATAAATAGGgatcaggtgggatgagctctttgtcaactccactaaacgctacaggaagacacaaggaggacacacgggggaaaatacatgaactacttatccccaGATGACTCATGCAaaagttcagcaacgataccacagaggagtacaaaccacctgcttgcaaccagagctagaattaactgaataatatcaccagcaccagtccagggaagatgggagtatttaagcaccaagataatgctgatgatttaacagctgggtggaaggcaagctattgctgggtccaaaagggagagatgaaaattcagcaggaaagcctataccaatgaatactattgacatcaggaacaatagaaagtcagggggcattctgtgcagccaaacactgtaacCTTCTATTGCAGAAACCATATGactatctgtcacccgtgacacttgGTCAGGTGAATGGAGCCCCATGGATATGTTTGATGCTGATGCCAAATATAGGGCTCGGACGCAGTGTGCACAGGGCATATAGGCGTGCAGGTGCCATCTTTGTTCCTCCCACCAAATCCAATAATGAGGGGACTGGGACCAGTTTTACATTTTCCTGGCCACCTGTCAAGCTGACAGGCGGCCTCGTAGGCTCAGCCTTTGGTCCAAAAGGCCTATTTTAGGCCCCGGTCTGCCATAGGATACCAGTGCCATGGGTGATCGTCTGACCCCTGCCTATCAGTACACTAGAGATTGTGGGCACTGTACCTGCCAGGCTGCCCATGGGCACTAAATCACTAGTGCCCCTTACGTCTCAACGTGAAacattggagaacccctttaaaactAGAGGTTCTCCCCTATTAGCCACAGAGTAGACATGAAAATGAACCCATGTGCTCATTTCAATGGGTGTCTTGTAATGTCAGTATGCTACATGAGCTAAGGCCCCCTAATTTCCAAACCAAAGGCTCAGATGTGGCCCTTGAACACTTTTCTTTCAGCTCCATTGGAGTGATACCAATGGTTCCTCGGGGGTGGAGTTACCCAATAATTTTGCATATCAGACCAACGCCTCTTACACTACAGCATGCTATATGCTGAAGGACTATAAATCCCAGCAGATCACTAACAGCCGCCCATTTAACCCTTTATTGTCACAAACCTGTACTATCGAAGGGCTTGTTCACCTGGCAGCACTCCGACAGCCATCCGCAGTAGATCTCTGAGGACAGGTAGCCTGTAAGGGCCATGGCTGCTACAATGGTGAAACCTGTGGTGATCGGCTCCAGGGACACAACGACATGGATGTGCGGAGCCACCAGCAGCGAGAAGAGGAGCCACGTCCCAGGATGGGACCACCTAA is part of the Anomaloglossus baeobatrachus isolate aAnoBae1 chromosome 9, aAnoBae1.hap1, whole genome shotgun sequence genome and encodes:
- the LOC142250799 gene encoding torsin-1A-like translates to MAAVRWSHPGTWLLFSLLVAPHIHVVVSLEPITTGFTIVAAMALTGYLSSEIYCGWLSECCQVNKPFDSTALEDDLTEKLFGQHLAHEMIYKSLTKFLSNENPRKPLALILYGRTGTGKNLVSKIITENVFDLGEKSKFVHLFVSTLHFPHDNLITTYKDQLQSWIRGNSSECARSIFIFDEMEKLHPGIIDAIKPFLDHSNNINGVSYRKAIFIFISNAGGDLISRMMPLIFNSGKCREDLKLKDVEDELYDDLYNNRNSGFWHSGLIEKNLIDYFVPFLPLEFRHVMKCVLAELRLRGLHKDERLAYRVAIEMTYVPKDTKLFSDKGCKTVAAKLDLIL